From a single Pseudalkalibacillus hwajinpoensis genomic region:
- a CDS encoding alanine/glycine:cation symporter family protein, with product MDILKTIVSAGNELIWSNVLIVILIGVGLYFTVRSRFVQFRLFGEMFHVLAEKDTMKGRKNSVSSLQAFFISTASRVGTGNLAGVASAVSIGGPGAVFWMWVIALLGSASGFVESTLAQIYKVRDGDDFRGGPAYYMQRALNARWLGIIFAVLITFSFGLVFNSVQSNTIALAFENSFNVNRWLLGAIITAATAIIIFGGVRRIAVVSQIIVPIMAGIYIIVAAFVLIVNFTEIPAMIALIFQHAFGFKEVTAGGVGAAMSLGIKRGLFSNEAGMGSAPNAAATADVSHPVKQGLIQALGVFVDTLLIATATAFMILMSNGYVDSSLDGVQLTQEAMNQHLGSGAGIFVAVAVLLFAFSSIIGNYYYGETNIEFIKSSKPALLIYRLAVLGMVMFGAKAGFAIVWSMADLSMGLMALLNLIVIAIIGKVAFVALNDYRDQRKAGLDPQFYADTIKGLKSDIWTNKPIKDKSN from the coding sequence ATGGATATTCTAAAAACGATTGTTTCTGCTGGTAATGAACTTATCTGGTCGAATGTATTGATTGTTATTCTAATCGGAGTTGGCCTTTATTTTACGGTCCGATCACGATTTGTTCAGTTCCGTCTATTCGGTGAAATGTTCCACGTTCTTGCTGAAAAGGACACCATGAAAGGAAGAAAAAACTCTGTTTCCAGCTTACAGGCATTCTTTATTAGTACAGCGTCACGAGTTGGTACTGGTAACCTTGCCGGTGTTGCATCTGCCGTAAGTATCGGTGGCCCAGGTGCCGTCTTCTGGATGTGGGTAATTGCCCTTCTTGGTTCAGCAAGTGGATTTGTTGAAAGCACACTTGCTCAGATTTACAAAGTGCGCGACGGTGATGATTTTCGAGGTGGTCCTGCCTACTATATGCAGCGCGCTTTAAATGCAAGATGGCTTGGTATTATCTTCGCGGTGTTGATCACGTTCAGCTTTGGGCTTGTGTTTAACTCTGTCCAATCTAATACGATTGCACTTGCATTTGAGAATTCTTTCAACGTCAACAGATGGTTACTCGGTGCTATCATTACCGCTGCGACAGCGATCATTATTTTCGGTGGTGTACGTCGAATTGCAGTTGTATCGCAAATTATCGTGCCAATCATGGCCGGAATCTACATTATTGTTGCAGCATTCGTTCTTATTGTTAACTTCACTGAGATACCAGCTATGATCGCCCTTATTTTCCAGCACGCTTTCGGTTTCAAAGAAGTAACCGCCGGCGGCGTTGGTGCTGCTATGTCACTCGGTATTAAGCGGGGGCTATTCTCAAACGAAGCTGGTATGGGTAGTGCACCAAACGCGGCTGCAACAGCCGATGTCTCTCACCCTGTAAAGCAGGGACTTATTCAGGCGCTTGGCGTATTCGTTGATACACTCTTAATTGCAACTGCTACTGCCTTTATGATCTTAATGTCAAACGGTTATGTCGATTCATCACTTGATGGCGTTCAGCTCACCCAGGAAGCTATGAATCAGCACCTTGGAAGTGGAGCAGGTATATTTGTAGCCGTTGCCGTTCTCCTCTTTGCATTTAGTTCCATTATTGGTAACTATTACTATGGTGAGACGAACATTGAATTTATTAAATCTAGTAAACCGGCGCTTCTCATCTATCGTCTTGCTGTTCTAGGAATGGTTATGTTCGGTGCTAAAGCAGGGTTTGCAATTGTTTGGAGCATGGCAGACCTATCAATGGGTCTTATGGCGCTTCTCAACTTAATTGTCATAGCGATTATTGGTAAGGTAGCGTTTGTAGCGTTAAATGATTACAGAGATCAGCGAAAAGCTGGTTTAGATCCTCAATTCTATGCAGATACGATTAAAGGATTAAAATCAGATATCTGGACGAACAAACCAATTAAAGATAAATCAAACTAA
- a CDS encoding CsbD family protein yields the protein MANNKGLSDKVKGAVSKTKGEVKDQVGNAKNDQRLQEEGKLDKSKGNYQDRKGNLKDKI from the coding sequence ATGGCTAATAATAAAGGATTAAGTGACAAAGTAAAAGGCGCTGTTTCCAAAACAAAAGGTGAAGTAAAAGACCAGGTTGGCAATGCAAAAAATGACCAACGTCTTCAAGAAGAAGGTAAGCTCGATAAATCGAAAGGCAATTACCAGGACCGAAAGGGAAATCTTAAAGACAAAATATAA
- a CDS encoding toxic anion resistance protein, translating to MTNETGITTLDKNEEITEAKADDIRLKLREEQEVQKLAGEIDVRDQMALLEFGKEPAVEISQFSDKILSMMRTTSVTDSGDMLKQLGKIMDRFDKKDFEEPKTGFLSKFFKKGNDMVEKIFGKYQTLGGEIEKVHVEISKYKDEMSRSTVTLDDMYQHNLNYYVELEKYVVAGQIKLEELQEKVPAIQQKVSAGDQMAQMELDTLNNAIQTLEERIYDLEMARMVSIQTAPQIRLLQRGNTKLIGKINSAFIITIPVFKNGVIQAVTAKRQKLVADSMDELDRRTNEMLKNNAQNISNQSVEIAKLSGRPSVKIETIEESWNTIVKGMEETRAIEDENKRLRDEGTKRILDLQDNMKKLNNNEGSS from the coding sequence ATGACAAATGAAACAGGTATTACAACACTTGATAAAAACGAAGAAATCACGGAAGCGAAGGCCGATGATATTCGTTTAAAGCTTCGGGAAGAGCAAGAGGTTCAGAAGCTTGCCGGTGAAATTGACGTAAGAGATCAAATGGCGTTACTCGAATTTGGGAAAGAACCAGCGGTTGAGATTTCTCAGTTCTCCGATAAAATTCTATCGATGATGCGTACTACGAGCGTAACGGACTCTGGTGACATGCTTAAGCAGCTAGGGAAGATCATGGATCGTTTTGATAAGAAAGACTTTGAGGAGCCGAAAACTGGTTTTCTATCGAAATTCTTTAAAAAGGGCAATGATATGGTAGAAAAGATATTTGGGAAATATCAAACTCTAGGCGGAGAAATTGAGAAAGTCCACGTTGAAATATCCAAGTATAAGGACGAAATGTCCCGATCAACAGTCACACTTGATGACATGTATCAGCATAACCTTAATTATTATGTTGAGCTTGAAAAGTATGTGGTCGCGGGGCAGATTAAACTTGAAGAACTACAAGAAAAAGTTCCTGCCATTCAGCAAAAGGTTAGTGCTGGAGATCAGATGGCGCAAATGGAGCTTGATACGTTAAATAATGCGATTCAAACCCTCGAGGAACGAATTTATGATCTTGAGATGGCAAGGATGGTTTCGATCCAAACGGCACCACAAATCCGACTGTTACAACGAGGCAATACAAAGCTAATTGGCAAAATTAATTCAGCCTTTATTATTACAATTCCGGTCTTTAAAAACGGTGTAATCCAGGCTGTTACAGCCAAAAGACAGAAGCTTGTTGCAGACTCTATGGATGAGCTAGATCGTCGCACAAACGAAATGCTGAAGAATAATGCGCAGAATATTTCTAACCAGAGTGTGGAAATTGCTAAGTTATCAGGTCGTCCAAGCGTAAAGATTGAAACGATCGAGGAATCCTGGAATACAATCGTTAAAGGCATGGAAGAGACTCGCGCGATTGAGGATGAGAACAAACGTCTCCGCGATGAAGGTACGAAGCGAATTCTGGACCTTCAAGATAACATGAAAAAGCTTAACAATAATGAAGGCAGTTCGTAA
- a CDS encoding YceG family protein encodes MNHFDQILIKNAPIEDENSLELLYRTFPERSPYENGKELIVTQAAWRFLGSDYDENEYFLKLHELYQSEKFHVLSEDLNKVITPERLQAIQSIHSINQKENGLSANRFVAFLEGATLIPSHRHPAMHRHLRKSLITVLELFEQHHEGGFSHPDFRRVLVDLMKWTWNHLDPWLEEVEIDMEMPGIVWYGEASKSQQYFLLYSVILGCDVLYFHPEGSDSLSEIDPEDRFTQKKKLPSKVALEPFPIEKPERRSTIAYRATKEMDTVLHHEGSQLYKPWQLRTYSPKSVTLKTTYDELFLIAKEKAFIRPNFKVENGTVHIPALFAKIMGISENRKEYWNRLQDLSELKSTVMIRQFPFTKETKANQKFHYQHSLNREGYLDPELMMQGNWWQYKHLPIETQKAIGQAISRMCANPKLLPEGAEGIEEMKLYLFSQTTKLPEEFVNLLQTFDYSQEVPKVVLYNTELNGTLSRSDAAVLHLLNEFGIDIILYNPPGHQCIERFIDSNHFDTHWLEEMAFRQDFKEPSVFRKLFKSIKL; translated from the coding sequence ATGAATCACTTTGATCAGATTCTCATAAAGAATGCGCCAATTGAAGATGAGAATTCACTAGAACTATTATATAGAACATTTCCAGAACGATCTCCTTATGAGAATGGGAAAGAATTAATTGTAACTCAGGCTGCATGGCGGTTTCTGGGTAGTGATTACGATGAGAACGAGTATTTTCTTAAGCTCCATGAACTTTATCAGTCAGAGAAGTTTCATGTTTTAAGCGAAGACCTAAATAAGGTCATTACTCCTGAACGGCTTCAGGCGATCCAATCGATCCATTCGATCAACCAGAAAGAAAACGGGCTATCTGCGAATCGCTTTGTAGCGTTTTTAGAAGGAGCGACCCTAATTCCATCTCACAGGCATCCTGCTATGCATCGTCATTTACGAAAATCTTTAATCACCGTTCTTGAATTGTTTGAACAGCATCACGAAGGTGGATTTAGCCATCCGGATTTTCGTAGAGTACTAGTCGATCTAATGAAGTGGACATGGAATCATCTTGATCCATGGCTTGAAGAGGTTGAAATTGATATGGAAATGCCAGGAATCGTTTGGTATGGAGAAGCTTCAAAGAGTCAGCAATATTTTCTTCTTTATTCGGTTATTCTCGGATGTGATGTTCTCTATTTTCACCCTGAAGGATCTGATTCTCTTAGTGAAATAGATCCTGAAGACCGTTTTACACAAAAGAAAAAGCTCCCATCAAAAGTAGCACTTGAACCATTTCCTATTGAAAAACCCGAGCGCCGTTCTACAATAGCCTATCGAGCAACGAAGGAAATGGATACGGTTCTTCACCATGAAGGCTCGCAGTTATATAAGCCATGGCAACTGAGAACATATTCTCCAAAATCAGTTACCCTCAAGACGACGTATGATGAATTATTTTTGATCGCAAAGGAAAAAGCATTCATTAGACCTAATTTTAAAGTTGAAAACGGGACCGTCCACATTCCAGCGTTGTTTGCAAAAATAATGGGGATCTCTGAAAATAGAAAAGAATATTGGAATAGGCTTCAGGATCTAAGTGAACTAAAATCAACAGTGATGATTCGTCAATTTCCATTTACAAAAGAAACGAAGGCAAATCAAAAGTTCCACTATCAGCACTCATTAAATAGGGAAGGCTATCTTGACCCAGAGCTTATGATGCAGGGAAACTGGTGGCAGTATAAGCATCTTCCTATTGAAACGCAAAAGGCAATTGGACAGGCGATCTCAAGAATGTGTGCGAACCCTAAACTACTGCCTGAAGGTGCTGAAGGCATAGAGGAAATGAAATTATACCTTTTCTCACAAACCACTAAGCTTCCTGAAGAATTCGTGAATTTATTGCAAACATTTGATTATTCCCAGGAAGTCCCGAAAGTAGTTTTGTACAATACAGAGTTGAATGGCACATTATCTCGATCAGATGCAGCAGTGCTCCATCTGTTAAATGAATTTGGTATCGATATTATTCTCTATAATCCACCCGGCCATCAGTGCATTGAGCGGTTCATTGATTCTAATCATTTTGATACACACTGGCTTGAAGAGATGGCTTTTCGACAGGATTTTAAAGAACCTTCTGTGTTTAGAAAGTTATTTAAATCCATTAAACTATAA
- a CDS encoding HAD family hydrolase translates to MRAFASDLDRTLIYSRKMIEQYSALDYELIETLEGKEISYISNRTKNLLQTLMKEMYFIPVTTRTIQQYSRISLFQSVLKPEYAITSNGGHILKNGEVVQEWSDQIRTSLAECLPLDDFVSKLESLVTGNWIERIRHADYLFVYLIIKRDQVSQTELTFLFEWAREQGWQPSLQGRKLYFVPDPVNKWNAVAYLKNELNLSYIYTAGDSLLDYELVRYGDSGYVPAHGEVLETHPELNCTKAVGMAASDEVVDSILNQSFIRMATEQRI, encoded by the coding sequence ATGAGGGCATTCGCAAGCGATTTAGATCGCACATTAATTTATTCCAGGAAAATGATTGAACAGTATTCAGCACTGGATTATGAACTAATTGAAACGCTTGAAGGAAAAGAGATCTCTTATATTTCGAATCGAACAAAAAACCTCTTGCAGACGTTGATGAAAGAGATGTATTTTATTCCCGTTACGACTCGTACGATCCAACAATACAGTAGGATCTCGCTTTTTCAATCGGTTTTGAAGCCTGAGTACGCCATTACAAGTAACGGCGGGCATATTTTGAAAAATGGTGAAGTGGTTCAGGAGTGGTCAGATCAAATTCGAACCTCTCTAGCGGAATGTTTGCCTCTAGATGACTTTGTGAGCAAGCTAGAGTCTCTAGTTACAGGAAACTGGATTGAACGTATTCGTCATGCGGATTATCTTTTTGTGTACCTGATCATTAAACGTGATCAAGTCTCGCAAACAGAACTCACTTTTTTGTTCGAATGGGCAAGAGAGCAGGGATGGCAACCCAGCTTACAGGGGAGAAAGCTATATTTCGTTCCAGATCCGGTGAATAAATGGAACGCTGTAGCGTATTTGAAAAACGAGTTAAACCTCTCTTATATTTATACTGCAGGTGATTCGTTGCTAGATTATGAGTTGGTTCGCTATGGCGATAGTGGGTATGTTCCTGCACATGGTGAAGTACTGGAAACTCACCCTGAGTTAAACTGTACAAAAGCAGTTGGAATGGCTGCATCCGATGAAGTAGTAGACTCTATTTTAAATCAATCCTTTATTAGGATGGCTACAGAACAAAGAATTTAA
- a CDS encoding cysteine protease StiP family protein produces MTVQITKMGSYPDEDVTFLLKDLSEISMEKSTTEREQAIQQGTHYSEMLPIEYKPSEEYMSLFYHSLEETKRKVAVAVGVVAEQIIAERGFKVALVSLARAGTPIGVLIKRYISYKYNRELPHFSISIIRDRGIDTEALKYILNHHPDHEITFIDGWTGKGAITRELTKSVAVFNDSNGTSLSSKLAVLADPGDCSELYGTREDFLIPSACLNSTVSGLVSRTVLNTKWIKDGDFHGGKYYSELLSEDVSNLYVDTICTQFPLIEEEVDKGLSEIVEEDLKPQWKGRKSIENIQRDYGMTNSHFIKPGVGETTRVLLRRVPWKILVHPDAEMSLKHIHVLARDRGVPIEEYTGMSYSCCGLIKPLEQEG; encoded by the coding sequence ATGACTGTCCAGATAACTAAGATGGGGAGCTACCCCGATGAAGATGTTACATTCCTTTTGAAAGACTTATCAGAGATAAGCATGGAGAAGAGTACAACAGAACGAGAACAGGCGATTCAACAAGGGACACATTACTCAGAGATGCTTCCAATTGAATACAAGCCATCAGAAGAATATATGTCGCTTTTTTATCACTCTTTAGAAGAAACAAAGCGTAAAGTAGCTGTGGCTGTCGGCGTTGTTGCAGAGCAGATTATTGCAGAAAGAGGCTTTAAAGTAGCGCTCGTTTCACTTGCCCGTGCAGGTACTCCAATTGGTGTATTGATTAAACGGTATATTTCTTACAAGTATAATCGAGAACTGCCGCACTTTAGTATATCGATTATTCGTGATCGAGGCATTGATACCGAAGCGCTCAAGTATATTCTTAATCATCACCCGGATCATGAGATTACTTTTATTGATGGATGGACCGGAAAAGGAGCCATTACTCGAGAATTAACGAAATCTGTCGCTGTATTTAATGACTCGAACGGGACAAGTCTATCAAGCAAACTTGCTGTCCTTGCCGATCCGGGAGACTGCTCAGAGCTTTATGGAACGAGAGAAGATTTTCTTATTCCAAGTGCCTGCCTTAATTCAACGGTTTCAGGCCTTGTCAGTCGAACGGTTCTTAATACTAAATGGATTAAGGACGGTGATTTTCATGGAGGGAAATACTATTCCGAGCTTCTTTCAGAAGATGTCTCAAACCTGTATGTTGATACTATTTGCACGCAGTTTCCTTTAATTGAGGAAGAAGTTGACAAAGGGTTGTCCGAGATCGTAGAGGAAGACCTTAAACCCCAATGGAAGGGCCGTAAGTCGATTGAAAATATTCAACGCGATTATGGTATGACAAATAGTCATTTTATTAAGCCTGGCGTCGGAGAAACAACGCGTGTGCTATTAAGACGTGTACCATGGAAAATCCTCGTCCATCCGGATGCTGAAATGAGCCTCAAGCACATTCACGTCCTCGCAAGAGATCGCGGAGTACCTATTGAGGAATATACAGGAATGTCTTACTCCTGCTGTGGTCTAATTAAACCATTGGAGCAAGAGGGATGA
- a CDS encoding phosphoribosyltransferase family protein: MTRTISSRCLPTQYHFPILSNMSVNLEITENKLTIPIDEFFTMAARINKKRGFLFVSRMLGKHIPVDPYKPLLASGLLALTYYENESGHSLAYLQEVRDAFLANNREKRKKAYRLLQSRPLNLEEEPIVIGFAETATALGHAVFDCFEKGYYIHTTRENANGISPEFNFKEEHSHAVDQRCYADPLILQQPHPVLLVDDEITTGKTCLNIIKELHAKYPRKQYVVLSLLDWRSEEHIEQYRFLEEELNITIKVHSLLKGTIEFEGQPLEQPIIDFQKSKPDCPEAFLNWHDVSSSFRQLSERNYLSDSGRFGINELDKAKIEESCQNASNHLNREVPAGKTLCLGTGEFMYIPMKIASYLTGEVYYHSTTRSPIQPVDEEGYAIRSGFTFPNPEEREVQHYVYNIPEGEYDRVILFFEKNVSVEDTNALTSLLVERNITTIHIVTCS, encoded by the coding sequence ATGACACGTACAATTTCATCAAGATGCTTGCCGACCCAATACCATTTTCCAATTCTGTCGAACATGAGCGTGAATCTGGAAATCACAGAGAACAAATTAACCATACCAATTGACGAATTCTTTACGATGGCAGCCAGAATAAATAAAAAGCGAGGGTTTCTTTTTGTTAGTAGGATGCTGGGTAAACATATTCCAGTGGATCCCTATAAACCCCTCCTTGCCTCGGGGCTTCTAGCTCTAACTTATTACGAGAACGAATCTGGTCACTCTTTAGCCTATTTACAAGAAGTTAGAGATGCCTTTCTGGCGAATAACAGAGAAAAACGGAAGAAAGCATACAGACTGTTACAGAGCAGGCCTCTGAATCTTGAGGAGGAGCCGATCGTGATTGGCTTTGCTGAAACAGCAACAGCGCTTGGTCACGCCGTCTTTGACTGCTTCGAGAAAGGTTATTATATTCACACAACAAGAGAAAATGCAAACGGGATTTCTCCGGAGTTTAACTTTAAAGAGGAACATTCCCATGCAGTGGATCAGCGGTGTTATGCCGATCCATTAATCCTTCAGCAACCCCATCCGGTTCTGTTAGTAGACGACGAGATTACAACAGGGAAAACATGTCTCAATATTATTAAGGAGCTTCACGCAAAGTACCCTCGTAAACAATATGTTGTTCTCTCTCTATTAGACTGGCGATCAGAGGAGCACATTGAGCAATATAGATTCCTAGAAGAAGAGTTAAACATTACGATAAAGGTTCATTCACTTCTAAAAGGGACAATTGAATTTGAAGGACAGCCTCTTGAACAACCGATTATTGATTTCCAAAAAAGTAAACCGGATTGTCCGGAAGCGTTTCTAAACTGGCATGATGTTTCATCGAGTTTCCGTCAACTGTCAGAACGTAACTACCTTTCCGATAGCGGTAGGTTTGGAATTAATGAGTTGGATAAAGCGAAGATAGAGGAATCATGTCAAAATGCATCGAATCATTTAAATAGAGAAGTACCAGCTGGTAAGACGTTATGTTTAGGTACTGGTGAGTTTATGTACATTCCAATGAAAATTGCCTCCTACTTGACTGGAGAAGTCTATTACCATTCTACGACACGAAGCCCAATTCAACCAGTTGATGAAGAAGGATATGCCATTCGAAGCGGATTCACTTTTCCTAATCCTGAGGAGCGTGAAGTTCAACACTATGTGTACAACATTCCCGAGGGAGAGTATGACCGTGTGATCCTTTTCTTTGAGAAGAATGTTTCTGTAGAGGATACAAACGCGCTTACCTCATTGTTAGTAGAAAGAAATATAACTACCATTCATATCGTAACTTGTTCTTGA
- a CDS encoding HpcH/HpaI aldolase/citrate lyase family protein, which yields MLEYFQYLSDSQKERVFFKRPASVSKYESKEILSYAVGAALYMPAIREDIADLVIHQKYKEVCTIVLDLEDAVGDNRLAEAVNQTVVHLKKIESAMTQGNLDWVTLPFIFIRVRSATQLTEVAEKLGTSIGYLTGFVLPKFSSSNGSVYLQALKRTVAKSGTRLFAMPILESPELLYKESRYKEFETLSALFEQYESSILNVRIGATDLCGLYGIRRSAQTPIYDISIMRDFISDVMNYFGRRFVVSGPVWEYFNSKREDLDESLEATVNTYNAGLLNETLLDLSNGLTGKTVVHPSHVKVVQSLNVVTYEEYHDALSIIENANGEIGVLKSSSYNKMNEVKPHYKWAMKILTKSNIYGVYHDTYNFIKMLADPIPFSNSVEHERESGNHREQINHTN from the coding sequence GTGCTGGAATATTTTCAATACCTTTCGGATTCTCAGAAAGAGCGTGTCTTTTTTAAGAGGCCAGCTTCGGTCAGTAAGTATGAATCAAAGGAAATTCTTTCGTATGCCGTTGGAGCGGCTCTTTATATGCCTGCAATCAGAGAGGACATTGCAGATTTAGTTATACATCAGAAATACAAAGAAGTTTGTACAATCGTTCTTGATCTAGAAGATGCAGTTGGAGATAATCGCTTAGCTGAAGCAGTTAATCAGACAGTTGTTCATCTGAAAAAAATCGAAAGCGCTATGACACAGGGTAATCTAGATTGGGTCACATTACCCTTTATTTTTATCCGCGTGCGTTCTGCAACTCAGTTAACTGAAGTAGCAGAAAAGCTTGGTACCTCTATTGGATACTTAACTGGGTTTGTATTACCTAAGTTCTCATCATCTAACGGTAGCGTGTATCTGCAAGCTCTAAAACGGACTGTTGCTAAATCAGGAACACGTTTATTTGCCATGCCAATTTTAGAATCACCTGAGCTTTTATACAAAGAATCCAGGTATAAGGAGTTCGAAACGCTATCTGCTCTATTTGAGCAATACGAATCTTCTATTCTGAATGTGCGAATTGGTGCTACAGATCTCTGTGGGCTGTACGGCATTCGTCGCAGTGCCCAGACCCCCATATATGATATATCCATCATGAGAGATTTCATTTCCGATGTTATGAATTATTTTGGGAGACGGTTTGTTGTATCTGGCCCGGTCTGGGAGTATTTTAATAGCAAGAGAGAAGACCTGGACGAAAGCTTGGAAGCTACTGTGAACACATACAACGCAGGATTATTGAATGAAACATTACTAGATTTATCTAACGGATTGACAGGAAAAACGGTAGTCCATCCCTCTCATGTAAAAGTTGTTCAAAGCCTGAACGTTGTAACGTACGAGGAATACCACGATGCATTAAGTATTATCGAGAATGCTAATGGAGAAATTGGCGTACTGAAAAGCAGTTCATACAACAAAATGAATGAAGTAAAGCCACACTATAAATGGGCTATGAAAATTTTAACCAAATCTAACATATACGGGGTGTATCATGACACGTACAATTTCATCAAGATGCTTGCCGACCCAATACCATTTTCCAATTCTGTCGAACATGAGCGTGAATCTGGAAATCACAGAGAACAAATTAACCATACCAATTGA
- a CDS encoding TerC family protein: MEILQEILNTYASFFDWEMWREVLTDPVSWGLIGTLVLLEGLLSADNALVLAVMVKHLPPEKRRKALTYGLIGAYFFRFLFIGIGMYLIKFWWIKLFGAAYLAWIVIQHFRKKGEEENPDGMKKDSWLVRTFGIFWATVISVELMDIAFSADSILAALAISEQIWVLLLGGMIGILLMRTVAGVFLKLIEKIPEMENTAFVLIAIIALKMFLSVFDIHVPHFAFFGIIVAAFLGTFVVHYYNNKNRPYAEETASAKENE; this comes from the coding sequence GTGGAAATTTTACAAGAAATTCTAAACACATATGCCTCTTTCTTTGATTGGGAAATGTGGAGAGAAGTTTTAACTGACCCTGTTTCGTGGGGTCTTATAGGTACGCTAGTCTTACTAGAAGGACTGTTATCTGCTGATAATGCACTGGTACTCGCAGTAATGGTTAAACACCTTCCACCAGAGAAACGCAGAAAAGCTCTTACTTACGGTTTAATTGGAGCCTATTTCTTCCGTTTCTTATTTATTGGTATTGGAATGTATCTGATTAAATTCTGGTGGATAAAACTATTCGGTGCAGCTTACCTTGCCTGGATTGTGATTCAACACTTCAGAAAGAAGGGTGAAGAAGAAAATCCTGATGGAATGAAAAAGGACAGCTGGCTCGTTCGAACGTTCGGTATTTTCTGGGCTACTGTCATTTCGGTAGAATTAATGGACATCGCCTTTTCAGCAGATAGTATCCTGGCTGCCCTTGCTATTTCAGAACAGATATGGGTTCTCTTACTTGGAGGGATGATCGGTATTCTTTTGATGAGAACAGTTGCTGGGGTTTTCCTTAAGCTAATCGAAAAGATACCCGAAATGGAAAATACAGCGTTCGTATTAATTGCTATTATTGCACTTAAAATGTTCTTGAGTGTCTTTGATATTCATGTGCCTCATTTTGCTTTCTTCGGTATCATAGTTGCAGCGTTCCTTGGAACCTTCGTTGTGCATTACTATAATAACAAAAATAGACCATATGCAGAAGAAACAGCGTCAGCAAAAGAGAACGAATAG
- a CDS encoding TerD family protein has protein sequence MAIQLSKGQRIDLTKTNPGMVKGLIGLGWDTNKYQGGIDFDLDASAFLVDSNKRCQDDLDFIFYNNLEHPSKSVVHTGDNRTGEGDGDDEQLVVDFSKIPAHVDKIGITVTIHDAEMRHQNFGQVSNAFVRLADDASGEELLRFDLGEDFSIETAVVVCELYRHGGEWKFNAVGSGFSGGLAALCKNYGLDV, from the coding sequence TTGGCTATACAACTTTCAAAAGGTCAACGAATTGACCTAACGAAAACGAACCCTGGAATGGTTAAAGGACTTATCGGCCTTGGCTGGGATACGAATAAATATCAGGGTGGAATTGATTTTGACCTTGATGCATCTGCGTTTCTAGTCGATTCGAATAAACGCTGTCAGGATGATCTGGATTTTATTTTCTATAACAACCTCGAGCATCCGAGTAAATCAGTGGTTCATACAGGAGATAACCGAACTGGTGAAGGTGATGGGGATGATGAACAGCTCGTAGTCGACTTCTCAAAGATCCCTGCTCATGTAGATAAAATTGGAATTACCGTAACCATTCATGATGCTGAAATGCGTCACCAGAATTTTGGACAGGTTTCAAACGCTTTTGTTCGTTTAGCAGATGACGCAAGTGGTGAGGAGCTTCTTCGTTTTGATCTTGGCGAAGATTTTTCGATTGAAACAGCTGTAGTTGTTTGTGAGCTCTACCGTCACGGTGGAGAATGGAAGTTTAACGCAGTAGGAAGCGGTTTTTCAGGTGGTCTCGCAGCCCTTTGCAAAAATTATGGCCTGGACGTTTAA
- a CDS encoding TerD family protein, whose protein sequence is MAVSLSKGQKVDLTKTNPGLTKVIVGLGWDTNKYDGGNDFDLDASIFLLDSTGKCASDKDFVFYNQTEGGGGSVVHTGDNRTGEGDGDDEKVNVHLQDVPASVEKISFVITIHDAEARNQNFGQVSNAFVRILNEDSNEELIRYDLGEDFSIETAIIVGELYRHNGEWKFSAVGSGYEGGLARIASDFGLQVG, encoded by the coding sequence ATGGCTGTATCATTATCAAAAGGACAAAAGGTAGATTTAACAAAAACAAATCCTGGACTAACGAAAGTAATCGTAGGACTTGGATGGGACACAAACAAGTACGATGGTGGAAATGATTTTGACCTCGATGCAAGCATTTTCTTGTTAGATAGCACCGGCAAATGCGCTTCTGACAAAGACTTTGTTTTCTATAACCAGACTGAAGGTGGGGGTGGATCTGTTGTCCACACTGGTGATAACCGTACTGGCGAGGGCGATGGTGACGACGAGAAAGTAAACGTTCATCTTCAGGATGTTCCTGCCTCTGTTGAAAAGATTTCGTTTGTAATTACAATTCACGATGCAGAAGCACGTAACCAGAACTTTGGACAGGTATCCAATGCGTTCGTGCGCATCCTTAATGAAGATTCCAATGAAGAATTGATTCGCTATGATCTTGGAGAAGATTTCTCCATCGAGACAGCTATTATCGTTGGAGAACTATACCGACACAATGGCGAGTGGAAATTCTCTGCAGTTGGATCTGGCTACGAGGGTGGACTTGCTAGAATCGCTTCTGATTTTGGCTTACAGGTAGGATAA